In bacterium, one genomic interval encodes:
- a CDS encoding NAD(P)/FAD-dependent oxidoreductase, translated as MTYDVVVVGGGAAGLTAGLSAARSGARVLILERGPRPGRKILVTGNGRCNLTNALADGIEHYRGAEPRFCYGALRRFPVADTLAFFSKLGVPCVDEGDGHYYPRSFSAADVADSLELSYREAGGEVVANARVVGLAPGPPWVVAGAGGRSWSTRAVVLATGGRSAPKTGSDGDGFTLAGKLGHWITPVAPAIVPLTVAGNLGHFLQGVKVTAALRAPRLGLEAGPAELMFAHYGVSGPLALGLSVEIGLAVESGPMDLELDLLPEMGPEELSTFLQSRAEAHPKRELGNLLLGVLPRKVFPAVLRRQGMDPGGALGEMRGELRERLVGLLNAYPLVCTGTLGWDEAAATLGGVDTREVGPKTLESRIHPGLFFAGEVLDVCGECGGFNLQWAWSSGYVAGSSAAGAD; from the coding sequence ATGACCTACGACGTGGTCGTTGTCGGTGGTGGCGCGGCGGGTCTGACGGCGGGATTGTCCGCGGCCCGGAGCGGCGCGCGGGTTTTAATCCTGGAGCGCGGTCCCCGGCCGGGACGAAAGATTCTCGTCACCGGGAACGGCCGCTGCAACCTGACGAACGCCCTGGCCGACGGGATCGAGCATTACCGCGGCGCCGAGCCGCGATTCTGCTACGGCGCCCTGCGCCGGTTCCCCGTCGCCGACACCCTGGCCTTTTTTTCGAAATTGGGGGTTCCCTGTGTGGACGAGGGGGACGGCCACTACTACCCCCGGTCCTTCTCGGCGGCCGACGTCGCCGATTCCCTGGAACTCTCCTACCGCGAGGCCGGCGGCGAGGTGGTCGCCAACGCGCGGGTCGTCGGGCTGGCCCCCGGCCCGCCCTGGGTAGTCGCGGGGGCGGGTGGTCGGAGCTGGTCCACCCGGGCGGTGGTCCTGGCGACGGGCGGTCGCTCGGCGCCCAAGACCGGCTCGGACGGCGACGGTTTCACTCTGGCCGGGAAGCTCGGGCACTGGATTACGCCGGTGGCCCCGGCCATCGTCCCGCTCACCGTCGCGGGGAATTTGGGCCACTTCCTCCAGGGCGTGAAAGTGACGGCGGCGTTGCGGGCTCCCCGGTTGGGGTTGGAGGCGGGTCCCGCGGAGCTGATGTTCGCCCACTACGGTGTTTCAGGTCCGCTGGCCCTGGGGCTCTCCGTGGAAATCGGTCTGGCTGTCGAGAGCGGTCCGATGGACCTGGAACTGGACCTGTTGCCCGAGATGGGGCCGGAAGAACTGTCCACGTTCCTGCAATCACGCGCCGAAGCGCACCCCAAACGCGAGCTGGGAAACCTTCTCCTGGGCGTCCTGCCGCGGAAGGTTTTTCCCGCGGTGCTCCGCCGGCAGGGGATGGATCCCGGCGGGGCTCTCGGGGAGATGCGGGGGGAGCTGCGGGAGCGACTGGTCGGCCTCCTGAATGCGTACCCCTTGGTCTGCACCGGCACCCTGGGGTGGGACGAGGCGGCGGCGACGCTCGGCGGCGTGGACACACGGGAGGTGGGGCCGAAGACCCTTGAGAGCCGGATACACCCCGGCCT
- a CDS encoding M20/M25/M40 family metallo-hydrolase — MEETIRALCQLYGPSGHEERVVERIEKMVKPHVDELRRDVMGNLLTRIGSGGSKLMFAAHTDEIGVVVHYIDEKGFARISPVGGVQPLWLYGRRVQFANGTVGVIGREQLGTEPKDTDWNNLFLDVGVTSKKDAEKLIAVGDFGVFVRSTVAQGRVFISKALDDRIGCAVLVEALKKLKKKAKNEVHFVFTVQEEVGVRGARTSAWSVTPDVGYAIDITGWGDTPLVEPMNVELGKGVAIKAMDQGTIVSPKVRKLMVDTAVAKGIPYQMEVLRGGATDAFAIQFTKTGVPCGVISIPTRYVHQPSEMAHMDDFAGAVKLVCALANADHSAVLAT; from the coding sequence ATGGAGGAAACCATCCGCGCCCTGTGCCAGCTCTACGGCCCCTCGGGTCACGAGGAACGGGTTGTGGAGAGGATCGAGAAGATGGTGAAGCCGCACGTGGACGAGCTTCGCCGCGACGTGATGGGCAACCTGCTGACCCGGATCGGTTCGGGCGGCAGTAAGCTGATGTTCGCCGCCCACACCGACGAGATCGGCGTGGTGGTGCACTACATAGACGAAAAAGGGTTCGCCCGCATCTCCCCCGTGGGCGGGGTGCAACCGCTGTGGCTCTACGGGCGGCGGGTTCAGTTCGCCAACGGTACCGTCGGCGTCATCGGCCGGGAGCAACTCGGCACCGAGCCGAAGGACACGGACTGGAACAACCTGTTCCTCGACGTGGGGGTCACGTCGAAGAAGGACGCGGAGAAGCTCATCGCCGTGGGAGACTTCGGGGTTTTCGTGCGCTCAACAGTAGCCCAGGGCAGGGTCTTCATCTCCAAGGCGCTGGACGACCGCATCGGCTGCGCCGTCCTCGTCGAGGCGCTGAAGAAGCTGAAGAAAAAGGCGAAGAACGAGGTCCACTTCGTCTTCACCGTCCAGGAGGAGGTGGGCGTCCGCGGGGCGCGGACCAGCGCCTGGAGCGTCACCCCCGACGTGGGCTACGCCATTGACATCACCGGCTGGGGGGACACGCCCCTCGTCGAGCCGATGAACGTCGAGCTGGGGAAGGGTGTGGCGATCAAGGCCATGGACCAGGGTACCATCGTCTCGCCTAAGGTCCGCAAGCTGATGGTTGATACGGCCGTGGCGAAGGGCATCCCGTACCAGATGGAGGTGCTGCGCGGCGGCGCCACCGACGCCTTCGCCATCCAGTTCACGAAGACCGGCGTGCCCTGCGGCGTCATCTCCATCCCGACCCGTTACGTCCACCAACCCAGCGAAATGGCGCACATGGACGATTTCGCCGGCGCCGTCAAGCTGGTCTGCGCCCTGGCCAACGCCGACCATTCGGCGGTCCTGGCCACTTGA
- a CDS encoding M20/M25/M40 family metallo-hydrolase: MEEILKKLTGTIGLTGMEESAAQVVRDLWEPYTDELRTDRMGSVIGFKRGDGPKAERLRLAVLAHLDQIGLVVHKIEPGGYLRLHRVGGVDRRILPGQLLTVCGSEPVKGVVGSVPPHLQQAGEKNKVTSWNDLYLDTGLPEREVRKRVRVGDPVGYPTSFVELQNDRRVMAGADDRCSVAALTWALRLARRQRHKHDIYAVAEVQEECTGVGAYAAVYGIEPHCAIVVDVDQGRHEGVPEKDSVELGKGPSVSFGLNNYPDLVETTLKVAAAQNIPHQKFFWPSPYGTDGSTVETLHSGIPTINLGIPLSYMHSTVEMLDMGDVKNAGRLILAIADADGLPVIPPVDW, from the coding sequence TTGGAAGAGATCCTCAAAAAGCTCACCGGAACCATCGGGCTCACCGGGATGGAGGAATCGGCCGCCCAGGTCGTCCGCGATCTCTGGGAGCCGTACACCGACGAGCTGCGCACGGACCGGATGGGGAGCGTCATCGGGTTCAAGCGGGGAGACGGACCCAAGGCTGAAAGGCTCCGCCTGGCCGTTCTGGCCCACCTAGACCAGATAGGCCTCGTGGTGCACAAGATCGAGCCGGGCGGCTACCTGCGCCTGCACCGGGTCGGCGGGGTGGACCGGCGCATCCTGCCGGGTCAGCTCCTCACCGTGTGCGGCTCCGAGCCGGTGAAGGGCGTCGTCGGCTCGGTCCCCCCCCACCTGCAGCAGGCCGGCGAGAAGAATAAGGTCACCTCCTGGAACGACCTCTACCTGGATACCGGGCTCCCGGAGCGCGAGGTGCGGAAACGAGTCCGGGTGGGCGACCCCGTGGGTTACCCCACGTCCTTCGTCGAGCTGCAGAACGACCGTCGGGTGATGGCCGGGGCCGACGACCGCTGTTCCGTGGCCGCCCTCACCTGGGCGCTCCGGCTCGCCCGGCGCCAGCGGCACAAGCACGACATCTACGCCGTCGCCGAGGTGCAGGAGGAGTGTACCGGAGTCGGCGCCTACGCGGCGGTTTACGGGATCGAGCCGCACTGTGCGATCGTCGTAGACGTGGACCAGGGGCGCCACGAGGGCGTTCCGGAAAAGGACTCCGTCGAGCTCGGCAAGGGGCCGTCGGTCAGCTTCGGTCTCAACAACTACCCCGACCTGGTCGAGACGACCCTTAAGGTCGCCGCGGCCCAGAACATCCCCCACCAGAAGTTCTTCTGGCCCAGCCCCTACGGCACCGACGGGTCCACCGTCGAAACCCTGCACTCCGGCATCCCGACCATCAACCTGGGCATCCCTCTGAGCTACATGCACTCCACGGTGGAGATGCTGGACATGGGCGACGTGAAGAACGCCGGCCGGCTGATCCTCGCCATCGCCGACGCCGATGGGCTGCCGGTCATCCCGCCGGTGGACTGGTAA
- a CDS encoding M42 family peptidase: protein MLDKLSNAFGTSGYEKEVRELILGEISKKVDLHQVDTLGNLIVRVSGRARYKGPRLLLSAHMDEVGFVASEITGSGDLKFQKMGSTDDRVLLSKRVVVRHEDSGVPGVIGMKSPHLHKKREEFEQVLDYDKLYVDIGCSKKEEAEKLVAVGDGIYYDTRYFEQGGRVFGKCFDDRAGCSVIAEVVKGSPKLTGGTPFYAAFTTQEEIGVRGARVIGNAVKPDVYIAVEGTAAGEGPPSWIGRDASPSTELGRGPALSILDRSHIADPAWLEFVQNIAREENIPYQFKRFVTGGTESSVVQRSMAGVRVVTISVPVRYIHSPVGILDKGDYRNTKRLVAAVIRRLEEFKP from the coding sequence ATGCTCGACAAGCTCTCCAACGCCTTCGGTACGTCGGGATACGAGAAAGAGGTCCGCGAGCTAATCCTCGGCGAGATCTCCAAGAAGGTGGACCTGCACCAGGTGGACACCCTGGGCAACCTGATCGTGCGGGTGTCCGGCCGCGCCCGCTATAAGGGGCCGCGCCTCCTGCTTTCGGCCCACATGGACGAGGTCGGCTTCGTCGCGAGCGAAATCACCGGCTCCGGCGACCTGAAGTTCCAAAAGATGGGAAGCACCGATGACCGCGTGCTTCTGAGCAAGCGGGTCGTCGTCCGCCACGAGGATTCCGGGGTACCGGGCGTCATCGGCATGAAGAGCCCGCATCTGCACAAGAAGCGCGAGGAGTTCGAGCAAGTCCTGGACTACGACAAGCTGTACGTGGACATCGGCTGCTCGAAGAAGGAGGAGGCGGAGAAGCTCGTCGCCGTGGGGGACGGGATTTACTACGACACCCGATACTTCGAACAGGGTGGCCGGGTCTTCGGGAAGTGCTTCGATGATCGGGCCGGCTGTTCCGTCATCGCGGAAGTCGTCAAGGGATCGCCGAAACTGACCGGCGGAACGCCCTTCTACGCCGCCTTCACCACCCAGGAGGAGATAGGCGTCCGGGGGGCGCGGGTGATAGGGAACGCGGTGAAGCCCGACGTTTACATCGCCGTCGAGGGTACCGCCGCCGGTGAGGGACCGCCGTCTTGGATCGGCCGCGACGCCTCGCCCTCCACCGAACTGGGACGGGGACCGGCGCTCTCCATCCTCGACCGCTCCCATATCGCCGACCCCGCCTGGCTCGAGTTCGTCCAAAACATCGCCCGCGAGGAGAACATCCCGTACCAGTTCAAGAGGTTCGTGACGGGGGGCACCGAGTCCAGCGTCGTGCAGCGGAGCATGGCCGGCGTGCGCGTCGTGACCATCTCGGTCCCGGTCCGCTACATCCATTCCCCGGTGGGCATCCTCGACAAGGGCGATTATCGGAACACGAAGCGGCTGGTAGCCGCCGTCATCCGGCGCCTCGAGGAATTCAAGCCCTAG
- a CDS encoding glycine--tRNA ligase subunit alpha: MNILTLQELTLRFYRFWADQGCLIGHGYDMPTGAGTANPLTFFGVLGPQPWRTAYVEPSRRPDDGRYGENPHRFYKHFQLQVILKPSPADIQNVYLDSLRAVGIEPLDHDVKFDEDNWESPSLGAWGTGWQVLLDGMEITQFTYFQQMGGALLKPVTVELTYGLERLLMHIAGVDDGFELLWSPDVSYRRVQQMSEYENSRYSYETADVELYTRQFDELEAEIEKLLQAEEPLIYPAYDLVSYAAHLFNVLDARGAVGVAERARYLGRLRKITSALAALYLERIEKRPDWILGSGAVVA; encoded by the coding sequence ATGAATATTCTGACACTTCAAGAGCTCACCCTCCGTTTCTACCGCTTCTGGGCGGACCAAGGCTGCCTTATAGGCCACGGCTACGACATGCCCACGGGGGCGGGGACCGCCAACCCGCTGACCTTCTTCGGCGTCCTGGGGCCGCAGCCGTGGCGTACCGCCTACGTGGAGCCCTCGCGCCGGCCCGACGACGGCCGCTACGGCGAGAACCCACACCGCTTCTACAAGCACTTCCAGCTCCAGGTCATCCTCAAGCCCTCGCCGGCCGACATCCAGAACGTCTACCTGGACTCGCTCCGGGCGGTGGGCATCGAGCCGCTGGACCATGACGTGAAGTTCGACGAGGACAACTGGGAATCCCCCTCCCTGGGCGCCTGGGGCACCGGCTGGCAGGTGCTCCTGGACGGGATGGAGATAACCCAGTTCACCTACTTCCAGCAGATGGGCGGCGCCCTGCTCAAACCGGTCACCGTCGAGTTGACCTACGGCCTTGAACGTCTGTTGATGCACATCGCCGGCGTGGATGACGGCTTCGAGCTCCTCTGGTCGCCCGACGTGAGCTACCGGCGGGTCCAGCAGATGTCCGAGTACGAGAACAGCCGCTACTCCTACGAAACGGCCGACGTGGAGCTTTACACGAGGCAGTTCGACGAGCTCGAGGCGGAGATAGAGAAACTTCTCCAGGCGGAAGAGCCGCTCATCTATCCCGCCTACGATCTCGTCAGCTACGCCGCCCACCTGTTCAACGTCCTGGACGCCCGGGGGGCGGTGGGCGTGGCCGAGAGGGCGCGTTACCTGGGCCGGCTGCGCAAGATTACCTCCGCTCTCGCCGCCCTCTACCTCGAACGAATCGAAAAGAGGCCGGACTGGATTCTCGGTTCCGGGGCGGTGGTTGCGTGA
- a CDS encoding RtcB family protein, which translates to MSLPKNIVRLGEFEWRIEPWYFRGMLRPARIFVGEEELERAHADGALRQIAEVACLPGGVGEALAMPDIHHGYGFPIGGVAAFDAVEGIVSPGGVGYDINCGVRALTTPLTADEVRKWVDRLADALFSGVPCGVGSHTRESFSDDELDRVMRDGAGWAVALGRGFGEDLSACESEGAVEGADPRAVSATAKERGRNQLGTLGSGNHFLEVQRVAEVYDPDVAAEWGVETVDRVTVMIHCGSRGLGHQVCDDYLKLLRAGGGDWPNRELVYARIGSPEGGRYLAAMAAAANYAWANRQLIAHKVRGVFEKIFGVRPDGLRQIYDVAHNVAKFEEHVVDGRKRKLLVHRKGATRAFPAGHPDLPERFRPLGQPVILPGDMGTASYLLLGIPGVLEKSFGSTGHGAGRRMSRKEAVRTLRGRKIVEELGERGVTVRWEGRDTLYEEHPLAYKDVHEVAAVCEGAGLARRVVRLEPLAVIKG; encoded by the coding sequence ATGTCGTTGCCGAAAAACATCGTCCGGTTGGGTGAGTTCGAGTGGCGCATCGAGCCGTGGTATTTTCGCGGGATGCTCCGTCCTGCGCGGATCTTCGTCGGCGAGGAGGAGCTGGAGCGCGCGCACGCCGACGGCGCCCTGCGGCAGATAGCCGAGGTGGCGTGCCTGCCGGGCGGGGTGGGCGAGGCGCTTGCGATGCCGGACATCCACCACGGGTACGGCTTCCCGATCGGCGGCGTGGCGGCCTTCGATGCCGTGGAGGGAATAGTCAGCCCCGGCGGCGTGGGGTACGACATCAACTGCGGGGTGCGGGCCCTGACGACACCCCTGACCGCGGATGAGGTCCGGAAATGGGTGGACCGGCTGGCCGACGCCCTCTTCAGTGGAGTTCCCTGCGGCGTGGGTTCGCACACCCGGGAGTCCTTCTCCGACGATGAGCTGGACCGCGTCATGCGAGACGGCGCCGGGTGGGCCGTGGCCCTGGGGCGGGGCTTCGGGGAGGACCTATCCGCCTGCGAGTCGGAGGGCGCGGTGGAGGGGGCCGATCCCCGGGCCGTTTCCGCCACGGCCAAGGAGCGTGGGCGGAACCAGTTGGGCACCCTGGGGTCGGGGAACCACTTCCTCGAGGTGCAGCGCGTGGCCGAGGTGTACGATCCCGACGTGGCCGCCGAGTGGGGCGTCGAGACCGTGGACCGGGTCACGGTGATGATCCACTGCGGCAGCCGCGGCCTGGGGCACCAGGTCTGCGACGATTACCTGAAGCTGCTCCGGGCGGGCGGGGGGGACTGGCCGAACCGGGAGCTGGTTTACGCCCGGATCGGTTCCCCCGAGGGCGGGCGCTACCTGGCGGCGATGGCCGCGGCGGCCAACTACGCCTGGGCGAACCGCCAGCTCATCGCCCATAAGGTGCGCGGCGTCTTCGAGAAGATTTTCGGCGTCCGGCCGGATGGACTCCGCCAGATCTACGACGTGGCCCACAACGTGGCGAAATTCGAGGAGCACGTCGTGGACGGTCGGAAGCGGAAACTACTCGTCCACCGCAAGGGGGCGACCCGGGCCTTTCCCGCCGGCCATCCCGACCTGCCTGAGCGTTTCCGCCCCCTGGGCCAGCCGGTGATTCTACCCGGCGACATGGGCACGGCCAGCTACCTGCTCCTCGGCATACCCGGCGTTTTGGAGAAGAGTTTCGGCTCGACGGGTCACGGGGCCGGTCGGCGGATGAGCCGCAAGGAGGCGGTGCGGACACTCCGGGGTCGGAAAATTGTCGAGGAACTGGGCGAGCGGGGCGTCACCGTCCGCTGGGAGGGGCGGGACACGCTTTACGAGGAGCACCCCCTGGCGTACAAGGACGTTCACGAGGTGGCCGCGGTCTGCGAGGGCGCGGGGCTGGCGCGCAGGGTCGTCCGCCTGGAACCGCTGGCGGTGATTAAGGGATGA
- the glyS gene encoding glycine--tRNA ligase subunit beta — translation MDFLLEIGVEDLPSRFLTPALGDLAALLREKLTQNDLGFVSITALGTPRRLAVHASGLADRQPERTDLKLGPPIHVAYDGEGNPTAAAISFAAKFGLTEADLGIAQTPKGERVQVEIKTGGASTVDLLPGISEALVTELPLPKAMRWGAGEVRFLRPIRWLVALADDAVVPLEIGEIKAGRHSRGHRFLADVEFELPDASLDTYVRACREHDLIPDGTTVDDEGGVQSPGERYSYLKKRLEELLSAHGNVIFDEELLLDVTNGVEHPTCLEGGFEERFLELPEVVVSSVLKEYQKYFEVRDATGALLPRFIVVRDGGDRNVGGVVAGHERVLRARLTDAAFFWDQDRKRSLVSLTEELADLQFIRGLGSYSDKRNRLLTLVQSVNAEGFCGADPAVAGHLERAASLAKQDLLTRLVVEFTGLQGLIGGELARTQKEPEPVWRAVCEQYLPKRFSGRAEELPQTAAGCLLALLDRLDTLAGCFAIGLSPTGSRDPYGLRRAARGIIGIAAGVEGHEPTGFDHARLDLEPLLRIAVSNFSGTTKRAFDEGEVYGKLVAFLAERALRLLGELGLPTDAVRAALGAYPTRPWSAWRSAHSLARAKGSTEFADVATGYKRACNILRQAAREFDLTEFKPFDAARLEQDEERRLAKLLARDGEGVAAAVRRGDFDAALGKIAGFREAIDRFFDEVTVFTDSEELRDNRLALLNELVGVFGRVGDLSLIQAE, via the coding sequence ATGGACTTCCTTCTGGAAATCGGCGTCGAGGACCTGCCGAGCCGCTTCCTCACCCCGGCCCTGGGCGACCTCGCGGCCCTTCTGCGCGAAAAGTTGACCCAGAATGACCTGGGCTTCGTCTCGATAACGGCCCTCGGCACCCCGCGGCGGCTGGCGGTCCACGCCTCCGGGCTCGCGGACCGGCAGCCGGAGAGGACCGACCTCAAGCTCGGCCCTCCCATCCACGTGGCTTACGACGGCGAGGGCAATCCCACCGCGGCCGCCATCAGCTTCGCCGCGAAATTCGGCCTCACCGAGGCCGACCTTGGGATAGCCCAGACGCCCAAGGGGGAACGGGTGCAGGTGGAGATAAAAACGGGCGGAGCATCCACGGTGGACCTGCTCCCCGGCATCTCGGAGGCCCTCGTCACCGAGCTGCCGCTGCCCAAGGCCATGCGTTGGGGCGCCGGCGAGGTGAGGTTCCTGCGGCCCATCCGCTGGCTCGTGGCCCTGGCCGACGACGCGGTGGTGCCGCTGGAAATAGGCGAGATCAAGGCCGGGCGCCACTCTAGGGGGCACCGTTTCCTGGCGGACGTCGAGTTCGAGCTGCCCGACGCCTCCCTGGACACCTACGTCCGCGCCTGCCGGGAACACGACCTCATCCCCGACGGCACCACCGTGGACGACGAGGGGGGCGTCCAGTCGCCGGGAGAACGGTATTCGTATCTCAAAAAGCGTCTGGAAGAACTGCTCTCCGCGCACGGCAACGTAATTTTTGACGAAGAGCTGCTCCTCGACGTCACCAATGGGGTGGAGCATCCGACCTGTCTGGAGGGCGGGTTCGAGGAGCGGTTCCTGGAATTGCCCGAGGTGGTGGTCTCCAGCGTCCTGAAGGAGTATCAGAAGTACTTCGAGGTGCGCGACGCAACAGGTGCGCTCCTGCCGCGTTTCATCGTCGTGCGGGACGGTGGGGACAGGAACGTCGGGGGCGTCGTCGCCGGTCACGAGCGCGTCCTGCGGGCGCGGCTCACCGACGCCGCCTTCTTCTGGGATCAGGACCGCAAGCGGTCCCTGGTTTCGTTGACCGAGGAGCTCGCCGACCTCCAGTTCATCCGCGGTCTGGGAAGTTATTCCGACAAGAGGAACCGCCTCCTCACCCTCGTGCAGTCGGTCAACGCGGAGGGGTTTTGCGGCGCCGACCCGGCCGTGGCGGGACACCTCGAGCGGGCGGCCTCCCTGGCCAAGCAGGACTTGCTCACCCGTCTCGTCGTCGAGTTCACCGGCCTGCAGGGGCTGATCGGCGGCGAGCTGGCGCGGACGCAGAAGGAGCCCGAGCCGGTCTGGCGAGCCGTCTGTGAGCAGTACCTCCCGAAAAGATTTTCGGGCCGGGCGGAGGAGCTGCCGCAAACGGCGGCGGGATGCCTCCTGGCGCTGTTGGACCGGTTGGACACCCTGGCGGGGTGCTTCGCCATCGGTCTTTCCCCCACCGGATCGAGGGACCCCTACGGGCTGCGCCGCGCCGCGCGGGGGATCATCGGCATCGCCGCCGGGGTGGAGGGACACGAGCCCACGGGATTCGACCACGCGCGGCTCGACCTGGAACCGCTCCTGCGGATTGCGGTCTCGAATTTCAGCGGAACGACCAAGAGGGCTTTCGACGAGGGCGAGGTGTACGGGAAGCTGGTGGCCTTCCTCGCCGAACGCGCCCTCCGCCTGCTCGGAGAGCTGGGTCTGCCGACCGATGCCGTTCGGGCGGCGCTGGGGGCCTACCCGACCCGCCCCTGGTCCGCCTGGCGCTCGGCCCACTCCCTCGCCCGGGCCAAGGGGAGTACCGAGTTCGCCGACGTGGCGACCGGCTACAAACGGGCCTGCAACATCCTCCGCCAGGCAGCCAGGGAATTCGACCTCACCGAGTTTAAGCCCTTCGATGCGGCCAGGCTGGAGCAGGACGAGGAACGCAGGCTGGCGAAGCTGCTCGCCCGCGACGGGGAGGGGGTGGCCGCCGCAGTCCGGCGGGGAGACTTCGACGCCGCTCTGGGGAAAATCGCCGGCTTCCGCGAGGCAATAGACCGCTTCTTCGACGAGGTGACGGTTTTCACCGACTCCGAGGAGCTCCGCGACAACCGCCTGGCACTATTGAACGAGCTGGTGGGCGTTTTCGGCCGTGTGGGCGACCTCTCTTTAATCCAGGCCGAGTAG